The Choloepus didactylus isolate mChoDid1 chromosome 13, mChoDid1.pri, whole genome shotgun sequence genome contains a region encoding:
- the F2RL1 gene encoding proteinase-activated receptor 2 encodes MRGASAAWLLGGAIVLAAAASCVCTTQGVNRTSKGRSLIGTNNGPSQNTGKGVTVETGFSVDNFSASVLTGKLTTVFLPVVYTFVFVVGLPSNGMALWVFLFRTQKKHPAVIYMANLALADLLSVIWFPLKIAYHIHGNNWTYGEALCKVLIGFFYGNMYCSILFMTCLSVQRYWVIVNPMMHPMKKANIAIGVSLGIWLLILLVTIPLYVVKQTTYIPALNITTCHDVLPEEVLVGDMFNYFLSLAIGIFLFPALLTASAYVLMIRTLRSSAMDETSGKKRQRAIKLIVTVLAMYLICFTPSNLLLVVHYFLIKSQNQSHVYALYIIALCLSTLNSCIDPFVYYFVSQDFRDHAKNALLCRSVRTVKRMQISLTSKKSPGKSSSYSSSSTSVKTFY; translated from the coding sequence GAGTCAATAGAACCTCTAAAGGAAGAAGTCTTATTGGTACAAATAATGGCCCATCTCAAAACACTGGAAAAGGAGTTACAGTGGAAACAGGCTTTTCTGTGGATAACTTTTCTGCTTCTGTCCTCACTGGAAAACTGACTACTGTCTTCCTGCCAGTTGTCTACACATTTGTGTTTGTGGTTGGTTTGCCGAGTAATGGCATGGCCCTGTGGGTCTTTCTTTTCCGAACACAGAAGAAGCACCCCGCTGTGATTTACATGGCCAACCTGGCCTTGGCAGACCTCCTCTCTGTGATCTGGTTCCCCTTGAAGATTGCCTATCACATCCATGGCAACAACTGGACTTATGGGGAAGCTCTTTGTAAGGTGCTGATTGGCTTTTTCTATGGCAACATGTACTGTTCCATCCTCTTCATGACCTGTCTCAGCGTGCAGCGTTACTGGGTCATCGTGAACCCCATGATGCACCCCATGAAGAAGGCCAATATTGCCATAGGTGTCTCCCTGGGCATATGGCTGCTGATTCTGCTGGTGACCATCCCCTTGTATGTCGTGAAGCAGACCACCTACATTCCAGCCCTTAACATCACCACCTGCCATGATGTTTTGCCAGAGGAGGTGTTGGTAGGGGACATGTTCAATTATTTCCTCTCTCTAGCCATTGGAATCTTTCTGTTCCCGGCTCTCCTCACAGCGTCTGCCTACGTGCTGATGATCAGAACACTCCGATCTTCTGCCATGGATGAAACCTCAGGAAAGAAAAGGCAGAGAGCCATCAAGCTCATTGTCACCGTCCTGGCCATGTACCTGATCTGCTTCACTCCTAGCAATCTTCTACTCGTGGTGCATTATTTCCTGATTAAAAGTCAGAACCAGAGCCATGTCTATGCCCTGTACATTATAGCCCTCTGCCTCTCCACTCTCAACAGCTGCATTGACCCCTTTGTCTATTACTTTGTTTCACAAGATTTCAGAGATCACGCAAAGAATGCGCTCCTTTGTCGAAGCGTCCGCACTGTTAAGCGAATGCAAATATCCCTCACCTCAAAGAAATCCCCTGGGAAATCCAGCTCTTACTCTTCAAGTTCAACCAGTGTTAAAACCTTCTATTGA